One Brassica napus cultivar Da-Ae chromosome C2, Da-Ae, whole genome shotgun sequence DNA window includes the following coding sequences:
- the LOC111202824 gene encoding uncharacterized protein LOC111202824 → MEVIVLASNRSLLLIFLVFVSLLSIKVTHVSAVNYTKTHRQVSSLRVERIRNHLNNINKPPVFTIQSPDGDVIDCVPKRKQPALDHPLLKHHKIQKAPRTMPKMVGKERGDDVKEAASVLEGAWQMWHVNGTRCPKGTVPIRRNTMDDVLRAKSLFDFGKKRRSIHLDQRTEKRDALGTSGHEHAIAYTETSSEIYGAKATINVWDPKIEQVNEFSLSQIWILSGSFVGPDLNSIEAGWQVSPELYGDNRPRLFTYWTSDSYQATGCYNLLCSGFIQTNNKIAIGAAISPLSTFSGNQFDITILIWKDPKKGNWWMGLGDKTLVGYWPAELFTHLADHATTVEWGGEVVNTRASGRHTTTQMGSGHFPDEGFGKASYFRNLEIVDSDNSLVPVQDVTILAENTECYDIKSSSSNEWGTYFYYGGPGFNPRCA, encoded by the exons ATGGAGGTTATTGTTCTTGCATCCAATAGAAGTCTTCTTCTAATCTTTCTTGTTTTTGTAAGTCTCTTGAGCATAAAAGTTACACATGTCTCTGCCGTTAACTACACCAAAACACATAGACAAGTCAGCAGCTTGAGAGTTGAGAGGATCCGAAATCACTTGAACAATATCAACAAGCCTCCTGTCTTCACCATTCAG AGTCCTGACGGTGATGTAATAGATTGTGTACCCAAAAGAAAGCAGCCAGCTTTGGATCATCCACTCTTAAAGCATCACAAGATTCAG AAAGCACCGAGGACAATGCCGAAGATGGTGGGAAAAGAGAGAGGCGATGATGTTAAAGAAGCAGCCAGTGTACTGGAAGGTGCATGGCAAATGTGGCACGTGAACGGCACGAGGTGCCCCAAGGGAACTGTTCCCATACGACGCAACACAATGGACGATGTGCTCAGAGCCAAGTCTCTCTTTGACTTTGGGAAAAAGAGACGAAGTATTCACCTTGATCAACGGACAGAAAAGCGTGATGCCCTTGGAACTAGTGGACATGAG CATGCTATCGCTTATACGGAAACATCGTCGGAGATATACGGAGCAAAAGCTACTATAAATGTGTGGGACCCAAAGATTGAACAAGTGAATGAGTTCAGTCTCTCACAGATTTGGATTCTGTCCGGATCTTTCGTCGGTCCTGATCTCAATAGCATCGAAGCTGGCTGGCAG GTCAGTCCGGAGCTGTATGGTGACAACAGACCAAGATTGTTCACTTATTGGACG AGTGATTCATATCAAGCAACAGGGTGTTACAATCTTCTATGCTCTGGATTTATCCAAACAAATAACAAGATTGCCATTGGAGCCGCCATTTCTCCTCTCTCTACTTTCAGTGGAAACCAATTTGATATCACCATTCTCATTTGGAAG GATCCAAAAAAGGGGAATTGGTGGATGGGTTTAGGAGACAAGACGTTGGTCGGGTATTGGCCAGCAGAGCTATTCACCCACTTAGCTGACCACGCAACCACCGTGGAATGGGGCGGTGAGGTCGTGAACACACGTGCTTCAGGCCGGCACACGACAACCCAAATGGGTTCTGGTCATTTTCCGGACGAAGGGTTTGGGAAAGCAAGTTACTTCCGGAACTTGGAGATTGTTGATTCAGACAACAGTCTTGTACCGGTGCAGGATGTCACGATATTAGCCGAGAACACCGAATGTTACGACATTaagagttcgtctagtaatgaGTGGGGAACTTATTTTTACTACGGTGGTCCAGGTTTTAATCCTAGGTGTGCTTGA
- the LOC111202826 gene encoding G-type lectin S-receptor-like serine/threonine-protein kinase At1g67520 — protein sequence MALSPTLVPLILILIPMFLGSVSAFSPLKTDTLKPGQQLRDWEQLISSGGVFTLGFFTPTESSTFLLGSAGVRYIGIWSQHGPINPVWVGNPTESVSDSSGSLSIDTNGNLKITRANASPIMVNQHLSLAGNVSATLLDSGNFVVRDIGPGGVPGRVLWQSFDHPTSILLPGMKIGFSLKTKKEISVTSWTSNLVPASGAFRLGLDPSGVNQLLVWRHDDIYWSSGVLTNNGSSQLTLELSREYLDYEFKFGSDKYMKYFSYSIKKTNGSVYSSWSLDTLGQITVTNVLRSNTSNRWISESSQPCTTDLKNSSAVCITEKPTACRKGSEYFEPRRGYMTGSGYYGYSLSFGLSDCHGSCWRNCSCIAFQSFSDGQCQYWGKGSKFFPYDSFTFEQKIYVLDSVK from the coding sequence ATGGCTCTTTCACCCACTCTTGTTCCtctcattctcattctcatACCGATGTTTCTCGGGTCGGTTTCCGCCTTTTCACCACTCAAAACCGATACATTGAAACCGGGGCAGCAGCTCAGAGACTGGGAGCAGTTGATCTCCTCGGGTGGTGTCTTCACTCTCGGGTTCTTTACACCAACAGAATCATCTACCTTCTTACTTGGTTCAGCTGGTGTTAGGTATATCGGTATCTGGTCTCAACATGGTCCAATAAACCCAGTTTGGGTGGGTAACCCAACTGAATCAGTCTCTGATTCATCCGGCTCTCTATCCATTGATACTAACGGGAATCTCAAGATCACAAGAGCAAACGCTTCTCCAATCATGGTGAACCAACACCTTTCCTTGGCTGGAAACGTCTCTGCCACTTTACTCGATTCCGGGAACTTCGTGGTCCGAGATATCGGACCAGGAGGTGTCCCGGGTCGGGTTCTATGGCAAAGCTTTGACCATCCCACCAGTATCTTACTTCCCGGGATGAAGATAGGGTTTAGCCTAAAAACCAAGAAAGAAATTTCGGTTACTTCTTGGACAAGTAACCTAGTTCCAGCCTCAGGAGCATTCAGACTAGGGCTAGACCCGTCAGGAGTTAACCAGCTACTCGTCTGGCGCCATGATGACATCTACTGGTCCAGTGGAGTTTTGACGAACAACGGAAGCTCTCAACTAACCTTAGAGCTATCCAGAGAGTACCTTGATTATGAATTCAAGTTTGGTTCAGACAAGTACATGAAGTACTTCAGTTACTCAATCAAGAAAACCAATGGTTCTGTCTATTCCAGCTGGTCACTCGATACTCTAGGCCAAATCACTGTGACCAACGTCCTCAGGAGCAACACAAGCAACAGGTGGATCTCTGAAAGCAGTCAACCCTGCACGACGGATTTAAAGAACAGTTCAGCGGTCTGCATCACGGAGAAGCCAACGGCTTGTAGGAAAGGGTCAGAGTATTTCGAACCGAGAAGAGGGTACATGACGGGTAGTGGTTACTATGGTTATAGTTTGAGCTTTGGGCTTAGTGACTGCCATGGAAGCTGCTGGAGAAACTGTTCTTGCATAGCTTTTCAATCCTTTTCTGATGGACAATGCCAGTATTGGGGAAAAGGATCAAAGTTTTTTCCTTATGATAGCTTCACCTTCGAACAAAAAATTTATGTTCTTGACTCTGTTAAGTGA
- the LOC111202821 gene encoding pentatricopeptide repeat-containing protein At5g18475-like has translation MRLPTPIINESRRLSSSSRSWISPISLIKKKPDPPPESSISQVDLNPKPQFISHESAINLIKRERDPQRALDLFNKASQQKGFNHNSATYSVLLDNLLRHKKLNAVDAILRQMKHETCRFQEGLFLNLMRHFSRFELHDKVIEMFGLIQVIARVKPSLNAVSTCLNLLVDSKEVGLAKKLLLYGKKNLGLQPNTCIFNILVKHHCKNKDVDSAFGVVEEMKRSGLSYPNLITYSTLMECLFTQSRSKEAMDLFEDMLSKEGISPDPVTFNVMINGFCRVGEVERGKMIIEFMKKNGCNPNVYNYSALMNGFCKEGRAQEAKEVFDEVKETGLKLDTVGYTTLMNCFCRNGQVDEAMELLGEMKASGCRADALTYNVILRGLCGEGRTEEALEMLGQWGCVEGVHLNKGSYRIILNALCKNGELEKAVEFLSLMSKKGVWPHHGTWNELVVRLCGSGNAEMGIRVLTGFVGMGFKPEPESWRAVVESICKERKLLHVFEALDSLVS, from the coding sequence ATGCGCCTCCCAACTCCGATAATCAACGAAAGTCGCCGCCTTTCATCTTCCTCACGGTCATGGATATCTCCCATCTCCTTAATCAAGAAGAAACCAGACCCACCTCCCGAATCTTCAATCTCACAAGTggacctaaaccctaaaccccaattCATCTCCCACGAATCCGCAATCAACCTCATCAAACGCGAGAGAGACCCTCAGCGAGCCCTCGACCTCTTCAACAAAGCCTCCCAACAAAAAGGCTTCAACCACAACAGCGCCACGTACTCCGTCCTCCTGGACAATCTCCTCAGGCACAAGAAGCTTAACGCCGTCGACGCGATTCTCCGCCAGATGAAGCACGAGACTTGCAGGTTCCAGGAAGGTCTCTTCCTCAACCTGATGAGACACTTCTCCAGGTTCGAGCTGCACGATAAGGTGATTGAGATGTTTGGTTTGATCCAAGTGATCGCACGTGTGAAGCCTTCTCTCAACGCTGTTAGCACGTGCCTCAACCTCCTTGTGGACTCAAAGGAGGTTGGTTTAGCTAAGAAGCTGTTATTGTATGGTAAAAAGAATCTTGGGTTGCAGCCGAACACTTgcattttcaatattttagtGAAGCATCACTGCAAGAATAAGGATGTTGATTCCGCGTTTGGAGTTGTGGAGGAGATGAAAAGATCCGGACTTTCGTATCCGAATCTGATAACTTACTCGACTTTGATGGAGTGTTTGTTTACGCAGTCAAGGTCCAAGGAAGCTATGGATTTGTTTGAGGATATGCTCTCTAAAGAAGGGATCTCTCCGGATCCTGTGACGTTCAATGTAATGATCAATGGGTTTTGCCGTGTAGGGGAAGTTGAGAGGGGTAAGATGATTATAGAGTTTATGAAGAAGAACGGATGTAATCCTAATGTGTATAACTACTCTGCTTTGATGAATGGGTTTTGTAAAGAGGGAAGGGCTCAGGAAGCTAAAGAGGTCTTTGATGAGGTTAAGGAGACTGGGTTGAAGCTAGACACGGTTGGTTATACAACGTTGATGAACTGCTTCTGTAGGAATGGTCAAGTTGATGAGGCTATGGAGTTACTTGGAGAGATGAAAGCATCTGGATGCAGAGCTGATGCGTTAACTTACAATGTGATTCTCAGGGGGTTGTGCGGAGAAGGAAGAACAGAAGAAGCTCTTGAGATGTTAGGTCAATGGGGATGTGTAGAAGGAGTTCATCTGAACAAAGGTAGTTATAGGATCATACTGAACGCGTTGTGCAAGAATGGTGAGCTGGAGAAAGCGGTGGAGTTTTTGAGTTTGATGTCGAAGAAAGGGGTTTGGCCACACCATGGGACCTGGAACGAGTTAGTAGTTCGCCTCTGCGGATCCGGGAATGCAGAAATGGGGATTCGAGTTCTGACAGGGTTTGTGGGAATGGGTTTTAAACCAGAGCCTGAGTCTTGGAGAGCTGTGGTTGAATCAATATGCAAAGAGAGGAAGTTATTACATGTCTTTGAAGCTCTTGATTCTTTAGTTTCTTGA